The region TCACCCTCCGCGTGGGTAAAGCGCAGCTCGCCCCGGCGCAGGGCGGGGGTGGCGTGGCGGGCCGCCGTGAGCTGTTGCAGCAGCCCCAGCGTCCCTTTGTCCCAGCTCGCCTCGTCGTGCCAGGGAAAGGCGCGGCGGCAGTCGGGGTCGGGGCCACCGGGGAGGCCCACCTCGTCGCCGGAGTAGATGCAGGGGGCGCCCACATAGGTCATCTGGAAGACGCTGGCGAGCCGGAAGGCGCTGGCGTCCCCGCCCGCCGCCGTCAGGAAGCGGGCCGTGTCGTGCGAGTCCAGCAGGTTGAGCTGTGCCCGCACGATCTCAGGGTGGTACATCCGCGTGACCTCCCCGATGCGCCGGGCGAAGGCGGCGGCGTCGATGGGGTCCACCCGGCCCATCCCACTGACCTCGTTGACCGGGTGATTGATCGTTCGCGCCCCGAAAAAGCCCAGGCACGGGCGGGTGAAGTGGTAGTTCATCACGGCGTCGAACTGGTCCCCTTGCAACCAGCGGTGCGCGTCCCCCCAGATCTCCCCGACGATGTAGGCGTCAGGATTGACCGCCTTGACCCGCCGCCGGAACTCGCGCCAGAACTCGTCGTCGTCAATCTCGTTGGGCACGTCCAGCCGCCAGCCGTCCACGCCGAAGCGCATCCAGTACTCGCCCACCGACAGCAGGAACTCGCGCACGGCAGGATTCCCGGTGTTGAACTTCGGCAGCGCCCGGATGCCCCACCACGCCTGATAGTTGGCAGGCCCCGCGTCGTCGTAGGCGTGCAGCGGCCAGCCGTCCACATGGAACCAGTCGCGGTAGGCGCTCGCCTCGCCCTGCTCCAATAGGTCGTTGAACTGGAAAAAGCCCCGGCTGGCGTGATTGAACACCCCGTCCAGCACGACCCGGATGCCCCGCGCGTGCGCCTCGTCCAGCAGGTGGCGCAGCGCGTCGTTGCCGCCCAGCATGGGATCGACCTGAAAGTAGTCGTGGGTGTGGTAGCGGTGGTTAGACGCCGACTGGAAGACCGGGCAGAAGTAGATCGCGTTCACGCCCAGGCCCTGGATGTGGTCGAGGTGTTCTGCCACGCCCCACAGGTCGCCGCCCATGTAGCCGTGGACCGTGGGCGGGCTGCCCCAGGGCTGGAGGTTCAGGCCCGTCACACGGCCGGAGCGGGCGAAACGGTCGGGGAAGATCTGGTAGAAGACGGCGTCCGCGACCCATTCGGGCGTGACGGGGTGGTTCGGTTCGGTCGGCGACATGCGCGGCCAGGATAGAGGCAAAGCGTTCACCGAAGCCTGACTACCGGGGAGCGGAATCCTCTGCCCGCTGCGCCTGCAAGAAGGCCCGTGCCTCCTCCGGCGTCCTCACCTCGCCCAGCGCCTGCGCCTCTGCGACGGCCCGCAGCGCCTCCCCCACGGCGGGACCGGGGGAGAGGTCCAGCAGGACCATCACGTCCTCGCCCGTCAGCAGAGGGCGGGGGGCCTGGGGCTGCTCCTCCAGCGCGGCGAGCACCCGGTCTATCGCCCGCATGTAGGCGTGCCGGATGGCAGGGTGGCTGTCCGGCCCGCGTGAGGCCTCGCGGTCGGCCAGCATCAGCCGCAACAGGTCGGGCAGCAGCGGGCGGCGGCGGTGAACGAAGCGCCGGGCCTCGCGCTCGTTCGCCGGGAGCTGCGCCATATGCGCCCGCACCAGCGTCCCCGCCCGGTCCACCGTGGCCGAGGGCAGCCGCAACCGCGTCAGCATCTCGCGGGCCAGCTCCGCGCCCACCCGGTCGTGCCCGTAGAAGGTGGTCCGGCCCGAACGCGGGTTGGTGCCCCGCGTGCGCGGCTTGCCCACGTCGTGGAGGAGGGTCGCCCAGCGCAGCGCGGGGTCCGCGTCCGGAAAGCGTGCCAGAAGCTGGTGCAGCGCTTCGACCCCGTGGTGAAACACGTCGAGGTGGTGAAAGCCGCCCTGTACCATCCCGATCCCCTCGCGCAATTCGGGGAGGGTCAGGGCCAGCAGCCCGAGGTCTTCCAGTCGCAGGATGCCCCGAGCTGCGTCCGGGTGCGAGAGCAGGGCTTCCAGCTCGTCCCGGACGCGCTCGGCGGCGGGGAGGAGTAGCGTCCCAGCGGCGAGCGCGTCCGCTACCCGCCGCACGGCCGCTTCGGTGCTTGCCTCCAGCCGGAAGCCCAGCGTGACCCCGAAGCGCACAGCCCGCCACGCCCGAA is a window of Deinococcus terrestris DNA encoding:
- a CDS encoding HDIG domain-containing metalloprotein; amino-acid sequence: MFRRPPLPPFPEGGLLVGGAARDWLRGAAPHDYDWAVLDPAEAARTLAAKAGGSAFALDEERGYWRVHAPGGVQHDFVPLPGDLTDDLLRRDFTVNALALTSERRVVDPSGGQADLRARRLRMVSEANLRADPLRAWRAVRFGVTLGFRLEASTEAAVRRVADALAAGTLLLPAAERVRDELEALLSHPDAARGILRLEDLGLLALTLPELREGIGMVQGGFHHLDVFHHGVEALHQLLARFPDADPALRWATLLHDVGKPRTRGTNPRSGRTTFYGHDRVGAELAREMLTRLRLPSATVDRAGTLVRAHMAQLPANEREARRFVHRRRPLLPDLLRLMLADREASRGPDSHPAIRHAYMRAIDRVLAALEEQPQAPRPLLTGEDVMVLLDLSPGPAVGEALRAVAEAQALGEVRTPEEARAFLQAQRAEDSAPR
- a CDS encoding glycoside hydrolase family 13 protein, which translates into the protein MSPTEPNHPVTPEWVADAVFYQIFPDRFARSGRVTGLNLQPWGSPPTVHGYMGGDLWGVAEHLDHIQGLGVNAIYFCPVFQSASNHRYHTHDYFQVDPMLGGNDALRHLLDEAHARGIRVVLDGVFNHASRGFFQFNDLLEQGEASAYRDWFHVDGWPLHAYDDAGPANYQAWWGIRALPKFNTGNPAVREFLLSVGEYWMRFGVDGWRLDVPNEIDDDEFWREFRRRVKAVNPDAYIVGEIWGDAHRWLQGDQFDAVMNYHFTRPCLGFFGARTINHPVNEVSGMGRVDPIDAAAFARRIGEVTRMYHPEIVRAQLNLLDSHDTARFLTAAGGDASAFRLASVFQMTYVGAPCIYSGDEVGLPGGPDPDCRRAFPWHDEASWDKGTLGLLQQLTAARHATPALRRGELRFTHAEGEGLVYARELEGQAAYVALNTAQAEARLPLTGVRPGPYRDALSGRTFDLGDDTELDVPARGAVVLVPA